From a region of the Tenggerimyces flavus genome:
- the pyrF gene encoding orotidine-5'-phosphate decarboxylase, whose protein sequence is MIDPFGARLRKNLDRLGPLCAGLDPHAALLEAWELPDTVDGLERFAMTVVEAVAGRVAVVKPQSAFFERHGSAGIAVLERAIGALRAEGTLVLLDVKRGDIGTTMQGYADAYLNEKSSLFVDAITVSPYLGFGSLRPTIDTALANGAGVFVLALTSNPEAPEVQQARTPDGRTVTGAMLAHLAAENAGVSPLGSVGAVVGATVGSTGEDFAVNGPLLAPGMGAQGGTAEGLREIFGTDALRNVLPSTSRELLSAGPSVEALRSTADSLNDSLATVLR, encoded by the coding sequence ATGATCGATCCGTTCGGCGCTCGCCTACGCAAGAACCTGGACCGCCTCGGACCACTCTGCGCCGGGCTCGACCCGCACGCGGCCTTGCTCGAGGCGTGGGAGCTGCCCGACACCGTGGACGGGCTGGAGCGATTCGCGATGACCGTCGTGGAGGCGGTGGCCGGTCGGGTCGCGGTGGTGAAGCCGCAGTCCGCGTTCTTCGAACGGCACGGCTCTGCCGGGATCGCCGTGCTGGAGCGCGCGATCGGCGCGCTGCGGGCCGAGGGGACGCTGGTGCTGCTGGACGTGAAGCGCGGCGACATCGGGACCACCATGCAGGGCTATGCGGACGCGTACCTGAACGAGAAGTCGTCGCTGTTCGTCGATGCGATCACCGTCTCGCCGTACCTCGGCTTCGGGTCGCTGCGGCCCACGATCGACACGGCTCTCGCCAACGGGGCTGGGGTGTTCGTGCTCGCGCTGACCTCCAATCCCGAGGCGCCGGAGGTGCAGCAGGCGCGCACGCCGGACGGGCGAACGGTGACGGGCGCGATGCTCGCGCACCTCGCCGCGGAGAACGCCGGCGTCTCACCGTTGGGTTCGGTGGGCGCGGTGGTCGGTGCGACGGTGGGCTCGACGGGGGAGGACTTCGCCGTCAACGGCCCGTTGCTCGCGCCGGGCATGGGCGCGCAGGGAGGCACCGCCGAGGGACTCCGCGAGATCTTCGGCACGGACGCGCTGCGCAACGTCCTGCCGTCCACGTCGCGGGAGCTGCTCTCGGCAGGCCCGTCGGTCGAGGCCCTGCGGTCCACCGCCGACAGCCTCAACGACTCCCTCGCCACCGTCCTCCGCTGA
- a CDS encoding NUDIX domain-containing protein: protein MGTEGVGVLDVVVMIVTDRQGRVVMQHRTDDAPTGAGLWSVPGGGVEPGELPADAAHRELLEETGLSCDDLARSHVYERPSSNGLHQLRVHVFVGTTDAKDDELVCGEGQAMVFLGLEEAWQRDLTRVARENLPQSGISREIAVALVTDRLGRVLMQHRTDDAPISPGLWTPPGGHLEPGEDALTAAHRELLEETGLRCPDLALADVRVLVGGDGQLVRYHLFEATTDARDEDVVCGEGQAMVFLTVDEAQRKSLTSIARAILAA, encoded by the coding sequence ATGGGGACAGAGGGGGTGGGCGTGCTCGACGTCGTGGTGATGATCGTCACCGATCGGCAGGGCCGGGTGGTCATGCAGCACCGGACGGACGACGCGCCGACGGGTGCCGGGCTGTGGTCGGTGCCGGGCGGCGGGGTCGAGCCGGGCGAGCTGCCGGCCGACGCCGCGCATCGGGAGCTGCTCGAGGAGACCGGGCTGAGCTGTGACGACCTCGCTCGCTCACACGTCTACGAGCGGCCGTCGAGCAACGGGCTCCATCAGCTGCGCGTCCACGTGTTCGTGGGAACGACCGACGCGAAGGACGACGAGCTCGTCTGTGGCGAGGGCCAGGCGATGGTGTTCCTCGGTCTCGAGGAAGCCTGGCAACGCGACCTTACCCGCGTCGCACGGGAGAACCTCCCACAGAGCGGGATCTCCCGCGAGATCGCTGTCGCGCTGGTGACGGATCGGCTCGGGCGGGTGCTGATGCAACACCGTACGGACGACGCGCCGATCAGCCCCGGGCTCTGGACGCCGCCGGGCGGCCACCTCGAGCCAGGTGAGGATGCGCTGACTGCCGCACATCGCGAGCTGCTCGAGGAGACCGGACTCCGCTGCCCCGACCTCGCGCTCGCCGACGTACGCGTGCTCGTCGGCGGCGACGGCCAGCTCGTCCGCTACCACCTTTTCGAGGCGACGACCGACGCGCGCGACGAGGACGTGGTCTGCGGCGAAGGGCAGGCGATGGTGTTTCTCACGGTCGACGAAGCCCAGCGGAAGTCCCTCACCTCCATCGCCCGCGCCATCCTCGCCGCCTAG
- the sigJ gene encoding RNA polymerase sigma factor SigJ, which yields MEQQSELAERFEESRSQLRSVAYRMLGSLTEADDAVQEAWIRLSRSDTSDVDNLGGWLTTVVARVCLDMLRSRKARREQPYETFVPDPIVTLDDRTDPEQQALLADSVGLALLVVLETLPPAERLAFVLHDTFGLPFDEIAPIVDRTPTAARQLASRARRRVQGAHLPDPDLAKQREVVEAFLAAARAGEFEKLLEILDPDVVLRADFGAARVSTLVRGPQDVIAQARLYADSAQYTRHALINGAPGTVAIRKGRLTAVSSMTIVDGKIVQIDILADPDRLRQVQLSGL from the coding sequence GTGGAGCAGCAGAGCGAGCTGGCCGAGCGGTTCGAGGAGAGTCGCAGCCAGCTGCGGTCGGTCGCGTACCGCATGCTCGGCTCGCTCACCGAGGCCGACGACGCGGTGCAGGAGGCGTGGATCAGGCTCAGCCGCAGCGACACCTCCGACGTCGACAACCTCGGCGGCTGGCTGACGACGGTGGTAGCCCGCGTCTGCCTCGACATGCTGCGCTCGCGCAAGGCGCGCCGCGAGCAGCCGTACGAGACGTTCGTCCCCGACCCGATCGTCACTCTCGACGACCGCACCGACCCCGAGCAGCAGGCGCTGCTCGCCGACTCGGTCGGGCTCGCGCTGCTCGTCGTGCTCGAGACCCTGCCGCCGGCCGAGCGGCTCGCGTTCGTCCTGCACGACACGTTCGGACTGCCGTTCGACGAGATCGCGCCGATCGTCGACCGTACGCCGACCGCGGCGCGGCAGCTCGCCAGCCGCGCGCGGCGCCGCGTCCAGGGCGCGCACCTGCCCGACCCCGACCTTGCCAAGCAGCGCGAGGTCGTCGAGGCGTTCCTCGCCGCGGCCCGCGCCGGCGAGTTCGAGAAGCTGCTCGAGATCCTCGACCCCGACGTCGTCCTCCGCGCCGACTTCGGCGCCGCCCGCGTCTCGACGCTCGTGCGCGGTCCGCAGGATGTCATCGCCCAGGCGAGGCTGTACGCGGACAGCGCGCAGTACACCCGCCACGCCCTCATCAATGGCGCACCCGGCACGGTCGCGATCCGTAAGGGCCGCCTCACCGCCGTGTCGTCGATGACGATCGTGGACGGCAAGATCGTCCAGATCGACATCCTCGCCGACCCCGACCGCCTGCGGCAGGTCCAGCTCTCCGGTCTGTAG
- a CDS encoding GH39 family glycosyl hydrolase: MSGRRLAQSAQSALAALPAPLSAVLGVLLVAALLAIPVAPAQAATTSMSFSYTQTAGPVPLAKILKGSQGGYLSAQNLNWFTSQIPELARMGLKEIRIDHLLEDGFYTPVSRNPAGVLEYDFSRLDRVVLELVENGIRPFMCLSYMPSALGPAWNAPATDLAEWAATVRAVVDHYEGLGIAGLDWEIWNEPEWFWTGTMDQYNAMYEASARAVKEADSTAKVGGAGFANIGSTQTAAFLDWYRTHLDVPMDFLSWHHYGSDDFATVTTAQGLLSARGIPAKRLLINEWNSTSNMTGSPGAAPDTHVNAAYTARRLSRALDNPSLGGAYFFSPMEGWTPTAGFYGDLGMLTANGHRKAVANVFEMYGKLGPERLTTTGGLADRSLYGVATRDPAHNRVAVVLWNHTAAASRIDISLTNLPYLAANQTFRAVRTVVDAANGNYYADWAAGVRSQRPGPHEYPVQVQNQVIAPTSSFAGPVNLPPNSVTLLTLQPVAEGPPVFPAPVDDLAAGRTVTSSSSYESPAQGWGRARLVDTMRHSLASANAEGPTAGFTSTGYTDPNHLEWVQVDLGSARSFNHVRLWPRDDQAAEGASFPVDFTLAASNGPTGPWTFLHTATNYAGGQRVRGPQSFPVPLTTLRYVRVTATKLGVPVQEPATTYRLQLAELEVERR; encoded by the coding sequence ATGTCCGGTCGCCGCCTCGCCCAGTCGGCCCAGTCCGCACTGGCCGCACTGCCCGCACCGCTCAGCGCGGTCCTGGGCGTGCTCCTCGTCGCCGCGCTGCTCGCGATCCCCGTCGCGCCCGCGCAGGCAGCCACGACCAGCATGTCGTTCAGCTACACGCAGACGGCTGGCCCCGTTCCGCTGGCGAAGATCCTGAAGGGCTCGCAGGGCGGCTACCTGTCGGCGCAGAACCTGAACTGGTTCACGTCGCAGATCCCGGAGCTCGCGCGGATGGGGCTGAAGGAGATCCGCATCGACCACCTGCTCGAGGACGGCTTCTACACGCCCGTCTCGCGGAACCCCGCCGGGGTGCTCGAGTACGACTTCAGCCGGCTCGACCGGGTCGTGCTGGAACTGGTCGAGAACGGGATCCGCCCGTTCATGTGCCTGTCGTACATGCCCAGCGCGCTCGGACCGGCGTGGAACGCGCCCGCGACCGATCTGGCGGAGTGGGCGGCCACCGTACGCGCCGTCGTCGACCACTACGAGGGCCTCGGGATCGCCGGGCTGGACTGGGAGATCTGGAACGAGCCGGAGTGGTTCTGGACCGGGACGATGGATCAGTACAACGCGATGTACGAGGCGTCCGCCCGCGCGGTGAAGGAGGCCGACTCGACCGCGAAGGTCGGCGGCGCGGGCTTCGCGAACATCGGCAGCACCCAGACCGCGGCGTTCCTGGACTGGTACCGCACCCACCTCGACGTGCCGATGGACTTCCTGTCCTGGCACCACTACGGGTCGGACGACTTCGCGACGGTGACGACGGCGCAGGGCCTGCTCAGCGCGCGCGGCATCCCCGCGAAGCGGCTGCTGATCAACGAGTGGAACAGCACGTCGAACATGACCGGCAGCCCCGGCGCCGCACCGGACACCCACGTCAACGCCGCGTACACCGCCCGCCGGTTGAGCCGCGCCCTGGACAACCCGTCGCTCGGCGGCGCGTACTTCTTCAGCCCGATGGAGGGGTGGACGCCGACGGCCGGCTTCTACGGCGACCTCGGCATGCTGACGGCGAACGGGCACCGCAAGGCCGTGGCGAACGTGTTCGAGATGTACGGCAAGCTCGGGCCGGAGCGGCTCACGACGACCGGCGGGCTCGCCGATCGGAGTCTCTACGGCGTCGCGACGCGGGATCCCGCGCACAACCGGGTGGCCGTGGTGCTGTGGAACCACACCGCGGCGGCGTCACGGATCGACATCTCGCTGACGAATCTTCCTTACCTGGCTGCGAATCAGACGTTCCGCGCGGTGCGGACGGTCGTCGACGCCGCGAACGGGAACTACTACGCGGACTGGGCCGCCGGGGTGCGCAGCCAGCGGCCGGGGCCGCACGAGTACCCCGTGCAGGTGCAGAACCAGGTGATCGCGCCGACGTCCTCGTTCGCCGGTCCGGTGAACCTGCCGCCGAACTCCGTGACGTTGCTGACGCTCCAGCCCGTTGCTGAGGGACCGCCCGTTTTCCCTGCCCCGGTGGACGATCTGGCCGCGGGACGTACGGTGACGTCGAGCTCGTCGTACGAGTCGCCGGCGCAGGGCTGGGGCCGGGCTCGACTCGTGGACACGATGCGGCACAGCCTGGCGAGCGCGAACGCGGAGGGACCGACGGCGGGCTTCACGTCGACTGGGTACACCGACCCGAACCACCTCGAGTGGGTGCAGGTCGACCTCGGCAGCGCGCGTTCGTTCAACCACGTCAGGCTGTGGCCGCGCGACGACCAGGCCGCCGAGGGCGCGAGCTTCCCGGTGGACTTCACGCTCGCGGCGTCCAACGGGCCGACCGGGCCGTGGACGTTCCTGCACACGGCGACGAACTACGCCGGCGGGCAGCGAGTGCGCGGTCCGCAGTCGTTCCCCGTGCCGTTGACCACGCTGCGGTACGTCCGCGTGACGGCGACCAAGCTCGGCGTCCCCGTCCAGGAGCCGGCGACGACGTACCGGCTCCAGCTCGCCGAACTGGAGGTCGAGCGGCGCTAG
- a CDS encoding SGNH/GDSL hydrolase family protein: MGVAAPTVLQPRAEPAVAPASAYHQVVTWGAAPQKMTNTFNTQTFRMIVKTSVAGNNVQIRLSNAFGTRAITFGSAYLGRQGSGATVASGSNRQLRFGGSRSVVVPPGSSVLSDPLSGTVAANTKLAVSLHVVGNAGQVTGHAVASQVSYVSSVGDYAARSDGAQFTPTPNWFFLDGVVVTTSSTIGTVVCLGDSITDGTRSSQNLNRRYPDYLATRLQQQHSTRYAGVANVGISSNRLTGDGTGVSGLARFDRDVLAQPGVDTLVFMQGINDIRLDVATRPEQLTAAYRQIVARAHAHGIKVIGGTLMPFYGDKFYTEERERLRQQVNQWIRSSNAFDAVVDFDKATRDPIFPKRLRPSYDSGDRIHPSDAGYQVMANAIDLSQFR; the protein is encoded by the coding sequence GTGGGGGTTGCGGCCCCGACCGTCCTCCAGCCCCGAGCCGAGCCCGCCGTGGCTCCCGCGAGCGCGTACCACCAGGTCGTCACCTGGGGTGCAGCACCGCAGAAGATGACGAACACGTTCAATACCCAGACGTTCCGGATGATCGTGAAGACGAGCGTCGCCGGCAACAATGTGCAAATTCGACTTTCGAACGCATTTGGTACGCGAGCCATTACGTTCGGCAGTGCTTACCTCGGGCGACAGGGGTCGGGCGCGACGGTGGCGTCGGGCTCCAACCGGCAGCTGCGGTTCGGCGGCTCGCGGTCGGTGGTCGTACCGCCCGGCTCGTCCGTGCTCAGTGACCCGTTGTCCGGAACGGTGGCGGCCAACACCAAGCTCGCCGTGAGCCTGCACGTCGTCGGCAACGCCGGCCAGGTGACGGGCCACGCGGTGGCGAGCCAGGTCTCGTACGTCAGCAGCGTCGGCGACTACGCCGCTCGCTCCGACGGCGCCCAGTTCACGCCGACCCCGAACTGGTTCTTCCTCGACGGGGTGGTCGTGACGACCTCGTCGACCATCGGCACCGTCGTCTGTCTCGGCGACTCGATCACCGACGGCACCAGGTCGAGCCAGAACCTGAACCGCCGCTACCCGGACTACCTCGCCACGCGGCTCCAGCAGCAGCACTCCACCCGGTACGCCGGAGTGGCCAACGTCGGCATCTCCTCCAACCGCCTCACCGGCGACGGCACCGGCGTCAGCGGCCTGGCCCGGTTCGACCGCGACGTGCTCGCTCAGCCGGGCGTGGACACGCTCGTGTTCATGCAGGGCATCAACGACATCCGCCTCGACGTGGCGACGCGGCCCGAGCAGCTGACCGCGGCGTACCGCCAGATCGTCGCGCGAGCGCACGCGCACGGGATCAAGGTGATCGGCGGGACGCTGATGCCGTTCTACGGCGACAAGTTCTACACCGAGGAGCGCGAACGGCTCCGCCAGCAGGTGAACCAGTGGATCCGTTCCAGCAACGCGTTCGACGCGGTGGTCGACTTCGACAAGGCCACCCGCGACCCGATCTTCCCGAAGCGGCTGCGGCCGTCGTACGACTCCGGCGACCGCATCCACCCGAGCGACGCCGGCTACCAAGTGATGGCCAACGCCATCGATCTGAGCCAGTTCAGGTAA
- the cysQ gene encoding 3'(2'),5'-bisphosphate nucleotidase CysQ has product MSLASAELAASISTLADAAGAAILEIYARSDPGTREKADRTPVTEADLESERLILAGLRELTPDVPIVAEESVAAGVVPETDDGPFWLVDPLDGTREFLSGNGEFTVNIALVEAGVPVLGVVHLPVQDTSYLGGAGAATVAKGHERRNLGVVQANEAGFRVLVSRSHLDEETERWLADVPVTERISAGSSLKFCRIAEGAADLYPRFGRTMEWDTAAGQAVLLAAGGAVTTPSGTPLRYGKPGFANPSFLAFGATAPQARGDVETGHRGT; this is encoded by the coding sequence ATGTCTCTCGCCAGCGCGGAGCTCGCGGCTTCGATCAGCACCCTCGCCGACGCCGCGGGCGCGGCGATCCTCGAGATCTACGCCCGTTCCGACCCCGGCACGCGCGAGAAGGCCGACCGTACGCCGGTCACCGAGGCCGACCTGGAGTCCGAGCGGCTGATCCTCGCGGGCCTGCGCGAGCTCACGCCCGACGTCCCGATCGTGGCCGAGGAGAGCGTCGCGGCTGGCGTCGTCCCGGAGACCGACGACGGCCCGTTCTGGCTCGTCGACCCGCTCGACGGCACCCGCGAGTTCCTGTCCGGCAACGGCGAGTTCACGGTGAACATCGCGCTGGTCGAGGCCGGCGTACCCGTCCTCGGCGTCGTCCACCTCCCGGTCCAGGACACGAGCTATCTCGGCGGCGCCGGCGCGGCGACCGTCGCGAAAGGACACGAGCGACGAAACCTTGGTGTCGTCCAGGCGAACGAGGCCGGGTTCCGCGTCCTCGTCAGCCGCAGCCATCTGGACGAGGAGACCGAACGCTGGCTCGCCGACGTCCCGGTCACCGAACGTATCTCGGCCGGTAGCTCGCTGAAGTTCTGCCGGATCGCGGAGGGTGCCGCGGACCTCTATCCGCGCTTCGGGCGGACCATGGAATGGGACACCGCCGCAGGTCAGGCCGTGTTGCTCGCCGCCGGAGGGGCGGTCACGACGCCGTCCGGAACGCCGCTACGCTACGGCAAGCCCGGGTTCGCCAACCCGTCATTCCTCGCATTCGGGGCGACGGCGCCTCAGGCGCGCGGGGACGTTGAGACCGGGCATCGGGGAACCTGA
- the mihF gene encoding integration host factor, actinobacterial type: MPLPPLTPEARQAALEKAAQARRERAEVKNRLKHSGASLGEVVSQGRNSNEIIGKMKVLDLLCAMPGVGKVRARQIMERIGISESRRVRGLGENQVAALKREFGES, from the coding sequence GTGCCGCTTCCTCCCCTGACTCCCGAAGCTCGTCAAGCTGCCCTCGAGAAGGCGGCGCAGGCCCGGCGGGAGCGAGCCGAGGTGAAGAACCGCCTGAAGCACTCCGGCGCATCCCTTGGCGAGGTCGTCAGCCAGGGCCGCAACTCCAACGAGATCATCGGCAAGATGAAGGTCCTCGACCTGCTCTGCGCGATGCCGGGAGTCGGCAAGGTCCGCGCCAGGCAGATCATGGAGCGGATCGGCATCTCCGAGAGCCGCCGGGTCCGCGGACTCGGCGAGAACCAGGTCGCCGCGCTCAAGCGCGAGTTCGGCGAGTCCTGA
- the gmk gene encoding guanylate kinase, with translation MTGSAFFETAGASRLTVLAGPTAVGKGTVAAAIRAHYPEVWISVSATTRPPRPGEVLGTHYWFVDDAEFDHMVETGELLEWAVVHGVHRYGTPRRAVLEALEAGRPALLEIDLQGARQVRDTMPEAMFVFLAPPHWDELVRRLVGRGTESAEEQARRLDTARRELAAEREFDVTIVNTDVPTAAAELVSLMYSHTTAPEA, from the coding sequence ATGACCGGATCAGCGTTCTTCGAAACGGCGGGTGCCTCCCGCCTCACCGTGCTGGCCGGGCCGACCGCGGTCGGCAAGGGCACCGTCGCCGCCGCGATCCGCGCGCACTATCCGGAGGTCTGGATCTCCGTCTCGGCGACGACTCGACCGCCGCGACCGGGTGAGGTGCTCGGCACCCACTACTGGTTCGTCGACGACGCCGAGTTCGACCACATGGTCGAGACCGGCGAGCTGCTCGAGTGGGCGGTGGTGCACGGCGTTCACCGGTACGGAACGCCGCGGCGCGCCGTCCTGGAGGCGCTCGAGGCGGGCCGGCCCGCGCTGTTGGAGATCGATCTGCAGGGCGCGCGCCAGGTGCGGGACACGATGCCGGAGGCGATGTTCGTGTTCCTCGCGCCGCCGCACTGGGACGAGCTCGTTCGCCGGCTGGTCGGTCGGGGAACCGAGTCGGCCGAGGAACAGGCCCGCCGGCTGGACACCGCCAGGCGTGAGCTGGCGGCCGAGCGGGAGTTCGATGTGACCATTGTCAACACCGATGTCCCGACCGCTGCCGCGGAGTTGGTATCCTTGATGTACTCCCACACGACAGCACCGGAGGCCTGA
- the rpoZ gene encoding DNA-directed RNA polymerase subunit omega has product MSGTPTTAEGITYPPIDDLLTKADSKYKLVLFSAKRARQINAYYAQLGEGLLEYVGPLVDTHVQEKPLSIALREINEGLLTVEDIEPTETNPPAAS; this is encoded by the coding sequence TTGTCCGGCACCCCGACCACGGCCGAGGGCATCACGTACCCGCCCATCGACGACCTACTGACCAAGGCTGACTCGAAGTACAAGCTCGTCTTGTTCTCCGCCAAGCGCGCCCGCCAGATCAACGCCTACTACGCCCAGCTGGGCGAGGGCCTGCTCGAGTACGTCGGCCCGCTCGTGGACACCCATGTCCAGGAGAAGCCGCTCTCGATCGCGCTGCGTGAGATCAACGAGGGTCTGCTGACGGTCGAGGACATCGAGCCGACCGAGACCAACCCGCCCGCGGCCTCCTAA